The DNA region ACGCCCGACGACTAGCAGCTGACGCCACTGGACCCGAGGATCAACGCAACGAACATCTGACTGCAGCAGGTGTTTGGTTCCCGTACGCTGGTCAACACGctcaaaaaataaacatttcacaCTACAGAATAAACATCTTTACACACAGAAAACTGCAGTTTTTAAACCAACACGAGCTGATATTCTGACGTACCTGCATTTTATTTGTTATAGATTGTTGAAAGCAGATTGTATAAAAATGGATTTAACGAAAGTCTGCCGCTCGACCCACGAATCTCTAAACGAGACGGATCTCACGGCAGAGACAGCAAGTGCCATTCCTTTCTTTAAGATCTCTCTGCCGTTTGTTCCCGGTGTTATTACACATTTTATATTTGCACAGATGTCACCGGCTCACAGAGTCTCATGAATGCGATGGGATTAAAGCTAAAGGGGATCGTCTGCAGCGCCACTGTGACACCGTCTCCACAAGTGGACTTTATAGTCTGTAATAAAGGGGTTTCCTGTACACTTGTTGCAGATTGCCATGTTTTGACAGCACACTGTAGACATTTGTGTTGCTTTGATCTCTCAACCGTCGCTACTGTATACAGATGCACATTTACCACAAACGGATCTGTAACCGTCCATTTGATGATTTTACATGAATGCAGGAAAATGCATTATGAAATTTACCATAAAATCTTCATTTACATGAGTGTtcttgcagatttttttttcaaatcagttATTAAGTTCTACTGGACCAGCATGAAAAGGCACAAACCCTGTAATGAAAGCATCAGCTCAGCACTAGTATGTGGTCTAGCTGGTTAAAGGAGGAACTAGTACACAGAACATCACAGCCAAGGACGATACACACCAGACCAAACATCCATGGAGTTTTTTTAATGAAGAACAAAATGTGAAATGCAAAATGTTAACCACATGAATCAAAAATATGAGCACTTCCTCCTCTTCCCGGTTAGTGTATATCTCATGAACAATGATTGGTAGTCACAGAAGAGGGTTGGTTAAACGTTTAATAGTGTCACACTGTGAGATTCTACTGACCGACTTCAAACCGAGTCGCTCGAGTGGCTTTGTCTTGTTTTCtcgtagtagtagtagtagtacataGAATAGGTTTGCCGTCGGTAAGCAAAATATGAACTCTGGAAACTCTTTCGTAAGGTTTGTTTTCTTCGTCTGCTAGACTTCCTGAGCTTCATACATTTGATCCGCCGTCAGACGGCGACGTTTGTGAATCCCTAACAATAGATGAGCGCTTCTCATACGTAAATCTCCTATATCAAAATACATCTGGGTGACTTCTGTACAAGAGACAAGGAAAACCAAACGAAACAAACAGAAACCTGcatattttagattatttttaatattattatgtctATTTTTCTGCTTTAGAAATGTCACTATTTCCTGTAATGATGACAAACGTCCACTAGAGTTACTGATCATTTGCTTTTGCCCCAATAAATCACGGAATTACAATATTATACATATAATACAAAGCAGATTTTTATCtgaaacaatattaaaataaatgctcAATAGATACAAAGTTTTAATCATAATTCTCCACATTATACCGGTCTGTGAGTCCTTGCACACAAAAATGTAAAGCCATTCTCTTCTAATAAACTATTAAGTGCAAacaaattttctttaaaaaactatGATTGCAGCATCCAGCTTTTCAGATTCAGATTTCAAGACAGAGGATATTAAAGCCAAGTGCATCAAGGCCTTCCCCAAACatctatttctttcttttttgtcttttttgatcCTTTATAGtagttaccaaaaaaaaaaaactgaaccaAAATAAAATCAGTGCAAAGTTTTCAACAACGGGGGTCGAATCTGTTCCATACGAAAGAGGGTGAAAATAAAAGCTCAGAATAAAAGGATCTGGGATGGAAGCGAGTCTGGAGCGGTTTGGACCACTTTCTCAACAAACTGAGTTCAAGCCGACTGCTTTTCCACCCTGGATTAAATGATTTCCCACACCTTAGGCAAGCTTGAAATacacgagagaaaaaaaaataacacagtgAGATGCATTGGAGAGTGAAACCAACAAAACAATTGAAATAAATACTCTGTGAGAACAGAAGAAGTCAAAGGAACCCCGTGGCCGCGGTACAGCCTTTGCACGGATGCACAGATTCAGCACGTTCACTGCGGACACGGGCCTCCGGAACGACAGACAGGAGAACAGAAAGGAGAAGGACAGGAAGAAAACCAATGTTTTCTGAGCGGAGACGACGGCGCGGCCTCCTCGTGATGCGGATCTCATAGCAGCAGAAATATTGTGGCTATACTACTGTTCCACTGGGAGAGTTGGCTTGGTTTTGGGATGACAACAACCCCTGGAAAAAAGGAAGAAAACACATTTGAACAAAGCCATACACAGGAGGAAAAACATCTGACCACACGGACAGATCACAGTCACGATGAACTCGCACCGATACCGGTCTCCTTCGCTAGCGCTGCAGGACAAACACATACAGCATTCACAGAGTGTTCACCCACACCGCAGCACACAACAAGCTCCGTTCCAAAGACTACTCAACTACACCTGCCCCCTTCTGTCCTcacccaaccctgttcctggagatctaccatcctacaaagttcagctccatccctgatcaaacacacctgaagcagctgattcatctcttaggtagcacttgataatgaCAGACCGCTGTgctggagcagggctggaactaaagtctgcaggtaggtagatctccaggaacagggttgagcacagCATCATACAAATACAAAACTGATGTCAACAAGAGACTCTAATCATAAAAATACTCTCAAACATCTCTCTAgagcaggggtcttcaactaaaacggctcgaggtccagtaatgaaccctgcgcaccagccgaggtccggacaattatatataaaaaactatttatgtttttttgcgagaccagggtatctgcagcatatttgatcttaaattctagacatttaaatacctttttaaagacctgaacaaaaaataaataaattattaaaatgacacattcacaaattcacattccagccttcaagagtcaaaagtatcaattcttatattaattgaaacaattgtcaatcaagtattatattaacatatattttattgtcttaattgtttaaatttgtataacacatgatcttgtcgatccatcagttcacatttacaactctacttgtttgctgcttaaaaccatggactgatttgtttacattggtctttttgacaacagcagacgtactacaagctgattaaaaatgtcagatcattgtcttccagcaggaggcgctatcagaacgGTACGaaaagcagcgccgcagctgactttgaaacgcgcagcgcaCATATTaattcaatggataaccttaagtttcatcgcaattcttgcctttcagtcccacatttaagaccacctgaaatcataattaagactttcttaacccctaataacactacagtcatcaatgaaaattaagagctttatttcaagaaccgactttcaaaaacaacccttagcctaaatacgtttctttttattttttccccactgtgttcggtgcacaagagaaatattagggaagtaaattaatatcagcatatgaagtatattcatctatcattgtctcttagagaatgtgcatgttagatgctgaaagcgctgtttttactttcactttaacatattgcgcagttttcacgttgcttgtgtgatatccattggctcgccgtcgtggtttaaaacataaatatgtataaaaatacagtataaaaagatatatttacaatattttgcgacgtaaccctaacataatgcgttttccatcaatgtttttcactcactgaaagctacatctgtctgccgatctctcctcactgcacggaagattgcacccaaacgctgaccctagtgtgcttgatataaatttatttattagaaatagcgttttgcatttttttatttaattatgtcaaaagctttcacggcccgcatggacgcatcttacGGTCCGCCAGTTGAGGACCCCGGCTCTAGAGCATCTGAGGCTTATAGCATTTCAAAGTGAACGTCTATGCTGACTGCAGGACTTTGGGAAAGTTTGGATCCTAATGCTGAATACTAAATACATCTAGACCAGAGGACGAATGCATACACCGCTTAGACTAGTTAGTCATCTAATTAGTTTTCTTCAAGACTCGTCGTAAGTCAGTTACAAAAAGGTAGACTGGCCCAACTTCAGAAAAGTAGGACTGCTAGTTGATCAAACTAGTCCTTAAAACTGAACATAGAGGCCCCAGAAGTTGCTATTCCTGTGGATCCAGAGCGCTGCACGTTTCTCTATATTGTAACGCATAGATGCGAATCATCAGCTGCAGTGAGATGAAACTAACAGCGCCGCGGCAGGACCTGCGCTAACACCCGCCGGCGGAGAAGCGCTGTCTGTAGGAGCGGCTGAAGCGAACCCGCTGGCAGAGAGCGTAAAGGAACTCACCACTTTGCCGGGTCTGGCCCATGTGCAAATAAATCCCTCCTGACACGCGGTGACTATACAGTCCTCTAGAAAGATGAGCACGGTGAGTCTCTCGTGCGCTATCTTTTTACAGATGAGCGGTTCGAGCAAGGGCACGTCCTCCATGCGCGGACACAGCTGCGTGCCCAGAGTCTTGGCGGGGTCCGTTTTGGTTTTGGTGAGCAGGTTGAGTTTATCGCTGCTCTTGCTGCTGATGTGGCCCATGCTGTGGTTGCGTTTGTGGTCTTTCTCTGGATGCCGGTCTTTGCGGTCGTGCAGCGAGAGCGTGGCGAATTTGCTGACGCCGGTGGCGATGGGGTTGTCCGTCGCTCCGCTCTTGCTGTTGGCGGTGCCGGCGGCCGAGTGCGGGAGACTGTTGGAGCGCGGGAGCGGCGCGGGCAGGGAGTTGGCGGGCGGGTTCGAGGAGCCGCCGCCGTTGCTGCCGTTGGCGCTGGGGTTGTTGGAGGCggcggtggtggtggtggtggtagtgATGACTGCGCCGCCGCTTCCTCCGCTTCCCGAGGCCGGCGGGCAGCTGGCGTTCATGACGTTGGTGTGCGTCCTCGTCCGGGACAGCGGGAGGTGCGGGAACAGGATGTCCTCCGTCAGGTCCCACAGGCACAGCTGAGTGTCCTGCCCCACGGAGCCGAAGCGGTACGTCACGCTGACCGGCCGGCTGTCCGTGGAGTTGCGTTTGGACAGACGAGACTGCGTGCTGTTGGCCCTGTCGCGGCCGAAGTGGATCTGATCCTGGAAGTCCTCGTCGCTGCCGCTGAACTCCATGGGGTCGCTCTCCTCCACGCTGGTGGTGTAGTGGTCGAACGCCACCACGCTCACCCAAGACTTGTGGCCGTGTCCGCGCGCGATCACCCGACAGTCCGCGAACGACCACACGGTCACCAGGTCGTCCTCGCCGCCCGCCACGATGTACTTCCCGTCGGGGCTCCAGCAGACGCACAGAAGGCCCCCGAAGTAGCTCTTCATGGTCCCGTGCAGCTCCACCGCGTCGAAGTTGAAGACCCGCAGGAAGCCGTCCTGACTCACGCAGGCCAGGAACTTCCCGTCGGGCGAGAAGGCGAACTCGTTCAGCGCCCCTTCGCCCACCGTCCACTTGAGCAGAGGGTTGCGCGTCGACTTGCTCTTGCAGGTGTGAACGGCGTAGTTCTCGCCCTGCTTCAGCAGCTGGTAGTGAGGCGCCGTGGTGCCGCAGGTGTGCTCCACGTTGTACAGGTACATGTTTCCGCTGGAATGAGCCACGAGGAACAGGCTCTCGGAGCCCGGGACCCACTTCACGCACGTCACCCGGGATTTGTCTATGAGTCTCTGAGCGATTCAGGAGATAATGGAGGAGAAAACACAAGACAGAGAGGACACGGGTTACGATCGTAATCACTCTATCCAGCATTTCaattacaaatatgtgaccctggtcagAAGTGTCAATTCTTCAAAATTTTCATTTACACAtcataaactttccattgatatatggtttgtttaggatagaacaatattagGCTGAGATACatccatttgaaaatctgagtgcaaaaaaaaattgccaaatgaagtccttagcaatgcatattactaatacagCAGCATGAACttctta from Garra rufa chromosome 21, GarRuf1.0, whole genome shotgun sequence includes:
- the wdr20a gene encoding WD repeat-containing protein 20; the protein is MSKMAAEGGGKEMNEIKSQFSTREGAYKLLTHSEYSRPNRVPFNSQGSNPVRVSFVNVNDQSGNGDRICFNVGRELYFYIYKGVRKAADLSKPIDKRIYKGTQPTCHDFNHLTATAESVSLLVGFSAGQVQLIDPIKKETSKLFNEERLIDKSRVTCVKWVPGSESLFLVAHSSGNMYLYNVEHTCGTTAPHYQLLKQGENYAVHTCKSKSTRNPLLKWTVGEGALNEFAFSPDGKFLACVSQDGFLRVFNFDAVELHGTMKSYFGGLLCVCWSPDGKYIVAGGEDDLVTVWSFADCRVIARGHGHKSWVSVVAFDHYTTSVEESDPMEFSGSDEDFQDQIHFGRDRANSTQSRLSKRNSTDSRPVSVTYRFGSVGQDTQLCLWDLTEDILFPHLPLSRTRTHTNVMNASCPPASGSGGSGGAVITTTTTTTAASNNPSANGSNGGGSSNPPANSLPAPLPRSNSLPHSAAGTANSKSGATDNPIATGVSKFATLSLHDRKDRHPEKDHKRNHSMGHISSKSSDKLNLLTKTKTDPAKTLGTQLCPRMEDVPLLEPLICKKIAHERLTVLIFLEDCIVTACQEGFICTWARPGKVGLLSSQNQANSPSGTVV